The window ACATCGCCGCCAGCATCCATGTGCTGGAACGCGGCTGGCTGTCGTCCAACAATGTGCTGCTGTTCGGGCGCGATGAGGTGGCGATGATCGATAGCGGTTACGTCACCCACGCCGAACAGACCCGGACCCTGGTGCGCCATGTCCTGGCGCAACGCGGGCGGCCCCGGCTGGACCTGCTGGTCAACACCCATCTGCACTCGGACCACTGCGGCGGCAATGCTGCGCTCCAGCAGGAGCACCACTGCCGCATCGCCATCCCCGCTGCAGAAGAGGAGAAGGTCCGCCACTGGGATGAAGACGCGCTGAGCTACCGCGCCACCGGACAGCGCTGCGCGCGTTTTACCGCTACGCAGACCTTGCGCAGCGGCGAGGTGCTACGCATGGGCGAGCTGGACTGGCAGGTGCTGGCCGCACCCGGCCATGATCCGCATGCGCTGCTGTTCTACTGCGCGCAGGAGGGCGTGCTGGTCTCGGCTGATGCACTGTGGCGCAACGGTTTTGGCATCATCTTCCCGGAACTGGACGGTCAATCCGGCTTCGCAGAAGCCCGCGCCACGCTGGAACTGATCCGCAGCCTGGAGGTACGCACCGTCATCCCCGGCCACGGCGCGCCCTTCACCGAGGTCGATGATGCGCTGGAGAAGGCCTTCTCGCGGCTCGATTACCTGCAGGCCGATCCACGCCGCAATGCGCACAATGGCATCAAGGTATTGGTGAAGTTCCTGTTGATGGAGCGTGGCCGCATCGCGCTGGAGCAGTTGCCGGCGATGATGCGGGAGATCCCGCTGCTGCGCATCACCAATGAACGCCACCTGCAGATGGACGACCTCGCCCTCGCCCGCTGGTGCGTAGCGCAGCTGGAGAAGGCCGGCGCCGCCCAAAGCGACGGCGTCTTCCTGCTCGACCGATGAGCACACGCACCGGCCTGCCAGCGCCTGAAGCACGGCAGCCATGCTGTTATCATTTCCCGCTTGTTCCCCAGCCTTTGTGATTGCCATGACTGATACCGCCGCACCCCTGCCCTCTTCCGCCCAACGGGTGGCCGACCTGCTGGTCTCCATGGGCCACGACAAGCCGGTCGTGATGCTGCCCTCGACCGGCCGCACCTCTGCCGAAGCCGCTGCCGCCGTCGGTTGCGACGTGGCCGAGATCGCCAAGTCCATCATCTTCCGCCGTCTTGCCGACGACGCCCCGGTGCTGGTCATCGCCAGCGGCGCCAACCGCGTAGACGAAGCCAAGGTCACCGCGCTGACCGGCCCGCTGGGCAAGGCCGACGCCAAGTTCGTGCGCGAGAAGACCGGCTACGCCATCGGCGGCGTCTGCCCGGTCGGCCATGTGGTCAAGCCGGTCATGCTGATCGACCGCGACCTGTTCAACTTCGACAGCATCTGGGCCGCCGCCGGCCATCCCCATGCGCTGTTCAGCCTGACCGCCGCGCAGCTGGAAAAGATGACTGGCGGCGCCGTCGCCGACGTGCGCCTGGAAGCACCGCCCCCGGCCCACTGATATCATCGTCGCAGACAGAGACAAGCCCGCCCATCCCAGCCACGGAGACCCGCCAGATGAACCTGCCCAAGAAAGTGAAGATCGTCGAAGTCGGACCGCGCGACGGTTTGCAGAACGAGAAGGACACCATTTCCGCCGAGGTCAAGATCGAGCTGGTCAATCGTCTCGCCGCGGCGGGCTTCCCGAATGTGGAGGCGGCCTCGTTCGTCTCGCCCAAGTGGGTGCCGCAGATGGCCACCTCCGCCGAGGTCATGCATGGCATCACGCGCAGGCCCGGCGTGGTCTATTCCGCGCTGGTGCCCAACATGAAGGGCTTCGAGGCCGCGCTGGAGGCCGGCGTTGACGAGGTGGTGATCTTTGGCGCGGCCTCGGAAGCGTTTTCGCAGAAGAACATCAACTGTTCCATTGCAGAATCCATCGACCGTTTTGCCGAAGTGGCGCGCGCCGCCAAGGAGCACCGCAAGCGCCTGCGTGCGGCGGTCAGTTGCGCCTTTGGCTGTCCCTACCAGGGCGAGGTGCCGCTGGAGGCCGTGGCCGACGTAGTACGGCGCTTCCGCGAACTGGGCTGTGACGAGATCGACATCGCCGACACCATCGGCGTAGCCACGCCAGGCAAGGTGCGGCCGGTGATGGAAACGGCGATCCGCGAATTCCACATCGAAGGCCTCTCCGGCCATTTCCACGATACCTATGGACAGGCGCTGGCCAACATCTATGCCAGCCTGCAGACGGGCATCAGCATCTATCACGCCTCGGTGGCGGGGCTGGGCGGATGTCCTTATGCCAAGGGCGCCACCGGCAATGTGGCCACTGAGGATGTGCTGTACATGATGAATGGACTCGGCATCGAAACCGGCGTGGACCTGGACGCCGTGGTGGAGGCGGGGCAGTTCATCTCGCAGCAGCTGGGGCGCAGGTCGGTGAGCAGGGCGGGGAATGCGATCGCGGCGAAACGTGCGGGATAAGCCATAGGCGCTGACACCTCGCGCCGCTGAATCTCATCACGCCGTTTCGCTACCGAGGCCATTTCCGTTCAGACAGATGAACGGCTACCCGCCCAGCCGATGCGCTGGCGCTGCTGAGCCAGCAGCCGACCTCACTGCTGGCGATACCGCCGCAGCCCGCGAATCGGATACTTCTCGCGCTTCTCGCGCGTATCCGACGCCGCCAGCGCCTTCTTCAGTGCACGCTTGTGCAACACCGCCCCGCCGATCACGACGACAGCCGCCAGGGCGATGATGAGGATATTGACCAGATCGAATGTTTGCATGACTTCCCCCTCTTGCAACAACAGATGAAACGCGGGCATGGCCCCTTTCCGGTTTTGCCGGAGCCGCAAGGCACCCCCGGTGGCGCTTGCGTGGCCTGTCAAACACCAGGCTTGTGGAAAACATAGCACATGGTTTCGGTCGGACAGTAAATCATATAAATAATTTCCTGAATATTTCCCCTGTATGCAACAAAGCCACAAAAAGCACGACCGTAATATTTTGTGGCTTTTTGCCCTATAATCGTCCGACAAACCCGGCCCTGCGCCTTGAAATAACGACAACCCACGAGAGACGACCATGACATCAGCCCCGGCTTATCCGAAAGCTTTGCAAGATCTGCGCCTGCCCATCATCTGCTCACCGATGTTCATCGCCAGCGGTCCGGCCCTGGTGGCGGCGCAGTGCAAGGCGGGGTTGGTGGGGTCGTTTCCGGCGCTCAATGCGCGTCCGGCCGAGCTGCTCGATACCTGGCTGACCCAGTTGCAAGAGGAGCTGGCGCAGTGGCAGGCCGAGCACGCGCAGCGCAAGGTGGGGCCGATTGCGGTCAACCAGATCGTGCACCAGTCCAACGACCGGCTGGCCCAGGATGTGGCCACCTGCGTGAAGCACCAGGTGCCCATCATCATCTCCAGCCTGCGCGCGCCGCCGCAGGAGATGCTGGATGCGGTGCACAGCTATGGCGGCATCGTGCTGCACGATGTGATTTCGCTGCGCCATGCCGAGAAGGCGCTGGAGGCCGGCGTGGATGGGCTCATCCTGGTGGCGGCCGGGGCGGGCGGACATGCGGGTACGCTCTCGCCGTTCGCGCTGGTGGGCGAGGTGCGCAAGATGTTCAAGGGACCGCTGGTGCTTTCCGGGGCCATCGCTACGGGCGACGCCGTGCTGGCGGCGCAGGCCATGGGCGCGGACTTTGCCTACATGGGCTCGCGCTGGCTGGCCACGCAGGAATCGAATGTGGACCAGGCCTATCGCCAGGCCATCGTCGACTCCACGGCGGCCGATGTGGTGTACACCAATCTCTTCACGGGTGTACACGGCAATTACCTGAAGAAATCCATCGTCAATGCCGGCCTCGATCCGGACAACCTGCCCGAGGCCGACAAGACCAAGATGAATTTCGGCTCCGGCGGCGGCAGCAAGGCCAAGGCCTGGCGCGACATCTGGGGCGCGGGCCAGGGCGTGGGCCTGATGGATGACGTGCCGACGGTGGCCGAGATGGTGGACCGGCTGGAGGCCGAATACCGCGCCGCGCGCTCGCGCCTGGCGCTGTAGGCGCGCCCTGCGCGCACGGGCCTGCGGCCACGGACGCGACCGCAGGCGGACCTTCCCGGTCCGCCTTTCTTTTTTTGTGCATCTTTGCACCAGCCTGACGGAACGCGCCCCGCGCTGGCGCATCCAAGCATGAGCTTGTACGGCGTCCATCCCCGCCGGATGAGCGCTCCCCCCTTCATTTGTGAGATTTGTCCGTCGGACAATTTCTCATTTTTCATCACGCGCTGAATCTGGCGGCACTTCTGCTGCGCCCTCCGGTCGTACCTGTTCGCTTCCTGCCTTCGCAAGGGCCGGGGCTAGCGCCGCACTCAGCTGCAGCGGCACTGCCTCCCTGCGACAAAGAAGAGCCATGACTTTTATGCGAGGACATCCCCATGACCAGCTTCCTAAGAACCAGAAAAGATCGTCATCCCAAACACGACAAGCCACGCCTGCCG is drawn from Herbaspirillum seropedicae and contains these coding sequences:
- a CDS encoding MBL fold metallo-hydrolase, producing MNAPALHIAASIHVLERGWLSSNNVLLFGRDEVAMIDSGYVTHAEQTRTLVRHVLAQRGRPRLDLLVNTHLHSDHCGGNAALQQEHHCRIAIPAAEEEKVRHWDEDALSYRATGQRCARFTATQTLRSGEVLRMGELDWQVLAAPGHDPHALLFYCAQEGVLVSADALWRNGFGIIFPELDGQSGFAEARATLELIRSLEVRTVIPGHGAPFTEVDDALEKAFSRLDYLQADPRRNAHNGIKVLVKFLLMERGRIALEQLPAMMREIPLLRITNERHLQMDDLALARWCVAQLEKAGAAQSDGVFLLDR
- a CDS encoding YbaK/EbsC family protein; protein product: MTDTAAPLPSSAQRVADLLVSMGHDKPVVMLPSTGRTSAEAAAAVGCDVAEIAKSIIFRRLADDAPVLVIASGANRVDEAKVTALTGPLGKADAKFVREKTGYAIGGVCPVGHVVKPVMLIDRDLFNFDSIWAAAGHPHALFSLTAAQLEKMTGGAVADVRLEAPPPAH
- a CDS encoding hydroxymethylglutaryl-CoA lyase; the encoded protein is MNLPKKVKIVEVGPRDGLQNEKDTISAEVKIELVNRLAAAGFPNVEAASFVSPKWVPQMATSAEVMHGITRRPGVVYSALVPNMKGFEAALEAGVDEVVIFGAASEAFSQKNINCSIAESIDRFAEVARAAKEHRKRLRAAVSCAFGCPYQGEVPLEAVADVVRRFRELGCDEIDIADTIGVATPGKVRPVMETAIREFHIEGLSGHFHDTYGQALANIYASLQTGISIYHASVAGLGGCPYAKGATGNVATEDVLYMMNGLGIETGVDLDAVVEAGQFISQQLGRRSVSRAGNAIAAKRAG
- a CDS encoding NAD(P)H-dependent flavin oxidoreductase codes for the protein MTSAPAYPKALQDLRLPIICSPMFIASGPALVAAQCKAGLVGSFPALNARPAELLDTWLTQLQEELAQWQAEHAQRKVGPIAVNQIVHQSNDRLAQDVATCVKHQVPIIISSLRAPPQEMLDAVHSYGGIVLHDVISLRHAEKALEAGVDGLILVAAGAGGHAGTLSPFALVGEVRKMFKGPLVLSGAIATGDAVLAAQAMGADFAYMGSRWLATQESNVDQAYRQAIVDSTAADVVYTNLFTGVHGNYLKKSIVNAGLDPDNLPEADKTKMNFGSGGGSKAKAWRDIWGAGQGVGLMDDVPTVAEMVDRLEAEYRAARSRLAL